One stretch of Serinicoccus hydrothermalis DNA includes these proteins:
- a CDS encoding carbohydrate ABC transporter permease, with amino-acid sequence MTARAREALAGYSFAAPTLLLLGVFVLLPLGGAMAISLQETNGFGEGTFVGLDNYRRLVQDPVFWRATVNTALYTVLVTPAAMAIGLGLALLLNSALPARGLLRSVLILPMAISGVATALMGVLIFDENSGFLTEAARVLGLPQIDWQTHGPAAFASVVIMTLWWRVGFNMLIYLAGLQGISHELHEAARLDGANSWQRLLHVTVPQLKPQSFFLVILNIIYSFQVFDIVFVMTGGGPERATTVLVTYAYDTGFVTRDQGYAAAIGVVLLAVTLVVTGLRWRAERRREETE; translated from the coding sequence GTGACGGCGCGCGCTCGTGAGGCGCTGGCGGGCTACTCCTTCGCCGCGCCGACCCTGCTCCTGCTCGGGGTCTTCGTGCTGCTGCCCCTCGGCGGCGCGATGGCCATCAGCCTGCAGGAGACCAACGGCTTCGGCGAGGGCACCTTCGTCGGCCTGGACAACTACCGGCGCCTCGTGCAGGACCCGGTCTTCTGGCGTGCCACGGTCAACACCGCGCTCTACACGGTGCTGGTCACCCCGGCGGCGATGGCCATCGGGCTGGGCCTGGCGCTGCTGCTGAACTCGGCGCTCCCGGCGCGAGGGCTGCTGCGCTCGGTGCTCATCCTGCCCATGGCGATCTCGGGGGTCGCGACGGCGCTCATGGGGGTGCTGATCTTCGACGAGAACAGCGGCTTCCTCACCGAGGCCGCCCGGGTCCTGGGGCTGCCCCAGATCGACTGGCAGACGCACGGGCCGGCGGCGTTCGCCTCCGTCGTCATCATGACGCTGTGGTGGCGGGTGGGCTTCAACATGCTCATCTACCTGGCCGGGCTGCAGGGGATCTCGCACGAGCTGCACGAGGCGGCGCGGCTCGACGGCGCCAACTCCTGGCAGCGGCTGCTCCACGTCACGGTGCCCCAGCTCAAGCCGCAGTCGTTCTTCCTCGTCATCCTCAACATCATCTACTCCTTCCAGGTCTTCGACATCGTCTTCGTCATGACCGGCGGCGGGCCGGAGCGGGCCACCACGGTGCTCGTCACCTACGCCTACGACACCGGTTTCGTCACCCGCGACCAGGGGTATGCCGCGGCCATCGGCGTGGTGCTCCTGGCCGTCACGCTGGTCGTCACCGGCCTGCGCTGGCGCGCCGAGCGGCGGCGGGAGGAGACGGAGTGA
- a CDS encoding ABC transporter substrate-binding protein — protein sequence MRLTRRSFLAALGAAATPTVLGGCGGFSTGSGSASSEGTLSFTTWGTDAELAGFRSAIAAFEAANDGASVSLNAVPYEQMFTNIDAQLQAGNPPDVFRVPYYTFGSYAGRDQLLDLSPHLSADVADRFTPQAWAAVQSGGSPFGLPHHTDTTAILYDVQALADAGIDSVPQTLEEAWTWEEFADVARRLQESLSSDRSPFAYNWQGNGVTRWLSWLFEADGRFLEEDLVTPAIDSKAGAAAVEFTTSFFRDGLVPRNNSISSSTYAADSWFAGTVPMVFAGAFLLPDAEATYEREWAATFPPRRERSAGDFGGNALVATAQTEQPELVARFLEFVTEAEQMREFCAGSSLLPTRADLVEEGIEFDVRPELSQVFLEQSSAVLPQDSGQVASPDMSSIITVLQDGLEASFLGDADVETTLATLSEGIGTATQ from the coding sequence ATGCGACTCACCAGACGTTCGTTCCTCGCTGCCCTGGGAGCGGCAGCCACCCCCACCGTCCTCGGTGGCTGCGGGGGCTTCTCCACCGGGTCCGGGTCCGCCTCCAGCGAGGGCACGCTGTCCTTCACCACGTGGGGGACGGACGCCGAGCTGGCCGGCTTCCGGTCCGCGATCGCCGCCTTCGAGGCCGCCAACGACGGGGCCAGCGTGAGCCTCAACGCCGTCCCCTACGAGCAGATGTTCACCAACATCGACGCCCAGCTGCAGGCCGGCAACCCGCCGGACGTCTTCCGGGTGCCCTACTACACCTTCGGCAGCTACGCCGGGCGCGACCAGCTGCTCGACCTCTCACCGCACCTGTCGGCGGACGTGGCGGACCGGTTCACCCCGCAGGCGTGGGCCGCCGTGCAGAGCGGCGGCTCGCCCTTCGGGCTGCCCCACCACACCGACACCACGGCGATCCTCTACGACGTGCAGGCCCTCGCCGACGCCGGGATCGACTCCGTCCCGCAGACGCTGGAGGAGGCCTGGACCTGGGAGGAGTTCGCCGACGTCGCGCGCCGGCTGCAGGAGTCGCTGTCCTCGGACCGCTCGCCCTTCGCCTACAACTGGCAGGGCAACGGGGTGACCCGGTGGCTGAGCTGGCTCTTCGAGGCCGACGGCCGCTTCCTGGAGGAGGACCTGGTGACGCCGGCGATCGACTCAAAGGCCGGGGCCGCCGCGGTCGAGTTCACGACGAGCTTCTTCCGGGACGGCCTGGTCCCACGCAACAACTCGATCAGCTCCTCGACGTATGCCGCGGACAGCTGGTTCGCGGGGACGGTGCCCATGGTCTTCGCCGGGGCCTTCCTGCTGCCGGACGCCGAGGCGACCTACGAGCGGGAGTGGGCGGCGACCTTCCCGCCGCGGCGCGAGCGCTCGGCCGGCGACTTCGGCGGCAACGCCCTCGTCGCCACCGCCCAGACCGAGCAGCCCGAGCTGGTCGCCCGTTTCCTGGAGTTCGTCACCGAGGCCGAGCAGATGCGCGAGTTCTGCGCCGGGTCCTCGCTCCTGCCGACCCGCGCCGACCTCGTCGAGGAGGGCATCGAGTTCGACGTCCGCCCCGAGCTGTCGCAGGTCTTCCTGGAGCAGTCCAGCGCGGTCCTGCCGCAGGACTCGGGGCAGGTCGCCTCGCCGGACATGTCCTCGATCATCACGGTGCTCCAGGACGGCCTGGAGGCGAGCTTCCTCGGCGACGCCGACGTCGAGACCACCCTCGCCACGCTGTCCGAGGGCATCGGGACCGCGACGCAGTGA
- a CDS encoding phosphatase domain-containing protein, with protein MDPRAVQIAALSSGWRTDRAQEEQILQILRVVPRGELDAVLADLDLDKVIGDVDDHLWGPDHRTQLLDLLLQDRREELSTPTLARVIASLHAGPTPRGHQEAIAGVLLALRGRRFHDLKYRLNTARDHHDLEHLVFRDLEEDLQEQVLEHIAEQAAAHPTSDLRVLCDIDDTVRCALHDDRYPRGTVYPGVVELLTQLDQGAAADPGRVGDLTFVTARPGGPAGLVEEYTRDGLAELGLPPHAVLGGSLLNLHTKAAIAERKLQNMERDHLLFPECRMVFIGDSGQADGDVGAQMAARPHDHVAGTLLHDVTGLDAQARADWAARGVHVFDTYAGAAAHAHRLGLLTADQAQQVARATRTGLELLDLDPQQREHLEVVLSDEEASLRIR; from the coding sequence ATGGACCCTCGCGCCGTGCAGATCGCCGCGCTGAGCTCGGGCTGGCGGACCGACCGGGCGCAGGAGGAGCAGATCCTGCAGATCCTGCGTGTTGTGCCCCGCGGCGAGCTCGACGCGGTCCTCGCCGACCTCGACCTCGACAAGGTCATCGGCGACGTCGACGACCACCTCTGGGGCCCGGACCACCGCACGCAGCTGCTGGACCTGCTGCTGCAGGACCGGCGGGAGGAGCTGTCGACGCCGACCCTCGCGCGGGTGATCGCCTCCCTGCACGCCGGCCCGACCCCGCGCGGCCACCAGGAGGCCATCGCCGGCGTGCTGCTCGCCCTGCGTGGCCGGCGGTTCCACGACCTGAAGTACCGCCTCAACACCGCCAGGGACCACCACGACCTGGAGCACCTCGTCTTCCGGGACCTCGAGGAGGACCTCCAGGAGCAGGTGCTCGAGCACATCGCCGAGCAGGCGGCGGCCCACCCCACGTCGGACCTGCGGGTGCTCTGCGACATCGACGACACGGTCCGGTGCGCCCTGCACGACGACCGCTACCCGAGAGGGACCGTCTACCCGGGCGTGGTCGAGCTGCTGACCCAGCTGGACCAGGGTGCCGCCGCGGACCCGGGCCGGGTGGGTGACCTCACCTTCGTCACCGCCCGCCCCGGCGGCCCGGCGGGCCTGGTCGAGGAGTACACCCGCGACGGGCTCGCCGAGCTCGGACTCCCGCCGCACGCGGTCCTCGGCGGGTCCCTGCTCAACCTGCACACCAAGGCGGCCATCGCCGAGCGCAAGCTGCAGAACATGGAGCGCGACCACCTGCTCTTCCCCGAGTGCCGCATGGTCTTCATCGGGGACAGCGGGCAGGCCGACGGCGACGTCGGCGCGCAGATGGCCGCCCGCCCGCACGACCACGTGGCCGGCACGCTGCTCCACGACGTCACCGGCCTCGACGCGCAGGCGCGTGCCGACTGGGCCGCGCGCGGCGTCCACGTCTTCGACACGTATGCCGGTGCCGCCGCCCACGCGCACCGCCTCGGCCTGCTCACGGCGGACCAGGCGCAGCAGGTCGCACGCGCCACCCGGACCGGGCTGGAGCTGCTCGACCTCGACCCGCAGCAGCGCGAGCACCTCGAGGTCGTTCTGTCCGACGAGGAGGCGAGTCTGCGGATACGCTGA
- a CDS encoding diacylglycerol/lipid kinase family protein, translated as MAVDPVALVLNPASRGAQRARREVVIACAEAGMPPPEIRSTTVAEPGAAQARELLALGCTRVVVAGGDGTLREVAGAVGDRAVLGVVPCGTANLAARNLGLPLRSTTAAARLAVAGPGRRVDLGRVEASHEDGSSTSLPFLVVVGVGQDAEVLATMIPEAKRRLGWLAYVTPGLSRLRRPGRPVGLRVDDAAEQEEPAWSVLAVNGGRLPLGARLVPGARMDDGLLHVAVVGPRRLADWGRVAATGLGAPHREHPALRYRQGRVAVLRLGAPGPVQVDGDVLPGCVSARVEIRPGGLRVAAPTT; from the coding sequence GTGGCCGTGGACCCGGTCGCGCTCGTCCTCAACCCCGCGTCGCGCGGCGCGCAGCGCGCCCGGCGCGAGGTGGTCATCGCCTGCGCCGAGGCCGGTATGCCCCCGCCCGAGATCCGCTCCACCACCGTCGCCGAGCCCGGGGCCGCCCAGGCGCGGGAGCTGCTGGCGCTGGGCTGCACCCGCGTCGTCGTCGCCGGGGGAGACGGGACGCTGCGCGAGGTGGCCGGTGCCGTCGGCGACCGCGCGGTCCTGGGGGTCGTGCCGTGCGGCACCGCCAACCTCGCCGCCCGCAACCTCGGGCTGCCGCTGCGGAGCACGACCGCGGCCGCCCGGCTGGCCGTCGCCGGGCCGGGGCGCCGGGTGGACCTGGGCCGGGTGGAGGCCTCGCACGAGGACGGGTCATCGACCAGCCTGCCCTTCCTCGTGGTGGTCGGCGTCGGCCAGGACGCCGAGGTGCTCGCGACGATGATCCCCGAGGCGAAGCGGAGGCTGGGGTGGCTGGCCTATGTGACCCCGGGGCTGAGCCGGCTGCGCCGTCCGGGGCGGCCGGTGGGCCTGCGGGTCGACGACGCCGCCGAGCAGGAGGAGCCGGCGTGGAGCGTCCTGGCCGTCAACGGCGGCCGGCTGCCGCTCGGCGCGCGGCTGGTGCCGGGGGCGCGGATGGACGACGGCCTGCTCCACGTCGCGGTCGTCGGGCCGCGCCGGCTCGCGGACTGGGGGCGGGTCGCGGCGACCGGGCTGGGGGCGCCGCACCGGGAGCACCCGGCGCTGCGCTACCGGCAGGGGCGGGTCGCCGTGCTCCGGCTGGGCGCACCGGGGCCGGTGCAGGTCGACGGCGACGTGCTGCCCGGCTGCGTGTCCGCACGGGTCGAGATCCGGCCCGGGGGCCTGCGGGTGGCGGCGCCGACGACCTGA
- the dxs gene encoding 1-deoxy-D-xylulose-5-phosphate synthase, whose protein sequence is MALMRTITGPSDLKGLTQGQVSALAEEIRAYLISSVSQTGGHLGPNLGVVELTIALHRVFDSPRDTLLFDTGHISYVHKLLTGRHDLSTLRKQGGLSGYPSRAESDHDVVENSHASSSLSWAIGIATGRKLRGETDRHTVAVIGDGALTGGMVWEALNNIADQPDLPLIIVINDNERSYAPTRGGMAEYLASLRATQEYEHMLSWGKRQLSRTPVVGRQVYEALHGVKKGLKDIVSPQGMFEDLGLKYLGPVDGHDVEAMETALRRAHDFGGVVLVHAITEKGHGYDPATADEVDRFHAVGKINPETGLPLEVSGRSWTDEFSDELVRLGRERDDIVALTAAMLIPVGLQPFAERYPERVFDVGIAEQHAVAMASGLSFTGMHPVVCVYATFLNRAFDQLLMDCALHRQGVTFVLDRAGITGTDGASHNGMWDLTLTGIVPGIRVAAPRDGQQVALALRESVDIDDGPSVVRFPKGSAGAPIEAVRQVGTLDVLRDLDDQDGPESDLELLLVGVGSMAGTALEVADKLRAEGRRVMVVDPRWVLPVSPDLVDLARGAGRVAVIEDNIVGGGIASAVSQTLAAAEVDVPVHGYGIPQEFLDHGSREQVLDRIGLTPDAVATSLSARLG, encoded by the coding sequence GTGGCACTGATGCGCACCATCACCGGGCCGTCCGACCTCAAAGGGTTGACGCAGGGTCAGGTGAGCGCCCTCGCGGAGGAGATCCGGGCCTACCTCATCTCCTCGGTCTCGCAGACCGGTGGCCACCTCGGCCCCAACCTCGGCGTCGTCGAGCTGACCATCGCGCTGCACCGGGTCTTCGACTCCCCCCGCGACACCCTGCTCTTCGACACCGGGCACATCTCCTACGTCCACAAGCTGCTGACCGGCCGGCACGACCTGTCCACGCTGCGCAAGCAGGGCGGGCTCTCGGGCTACCCGAGCCGGGCCGAGTCCGACCACGACGTCGTGGAGAACTCGCACGCCAGCTCCTCGCTGTCCTGGGCCATCGGCATCGCCACCGGCCGCAAGCTGCGTGGCGAGACCGACCGGCACACCGTCGCGGTCATCGGCGACGGAGCGCTCACCGGCGGCATGGTGTGGGAGGCGCTCAACAACATCGCCGACCAGCCGGACCTGCCGCTCATCATCGTCATCAACGACAACGAGCGCTCGTACGCCCCCACCCGCGGCGGCATGGCGGAGTACCTCGCCTCGCTGCGGGCCACCCAGGAGTACGAGCACATGCTGTCCTGGGGCAAGCGGCAGCTGTCCCGCACGCCGGTGGTGGGGCGCCAGGTCTACGAGGCGCTGCACGGCGTGAAGAAGGGGCTCAAGGACATCGTCAGCCCGCAGGGCATGTTCGAGGACCTGGGGCTGAAGTACCTCGGCCCGGTCGACGGGCACGACGTCGAGGCGATGGAGACCGCGCTGCGCCGCGCCCACGACTTCGGCGGCGTGGTGCTCGTCCACGCGATCACCGAGAAGGGCCACGGCTACGACCCGGCGACCGCCGACGAGGTCGACCGCTTCCACGCCGTCGGCAAGATCAACCCCGAGACCGGTCTGCCGCTGGAGGTGTCCGGGCGCTCCTGGACCGACGAGTTCAGCGACGAGCTGGTGCGGCTGGGCCGGGAGCGCGACGACATCGTGGCCCTCACCGCCGCCATGCTCATCCCGGTCGGCCTGCAGCCCTTCGCCGAGCGCTACCCGGAGCGGGTCTTCGACGTCGGCATCGCCGAGCAGCACGCCGTGGCAATGGCTTCCGGCCTGTCCTTCACCGGCATGCACCCGGTGGTCTGCGTCTACGCCACCTTCCTCAACCGCGCCTTCGACCAGCTGCTCATGGACTGCGCGCTGCACCGCCAGGGCGTCACCTTCGTGCTCGACCGCGCCGGGATCACCGGCACCGACGGCGCCAGCCACAACGGTATGTGGGATCTCACCCTGACTGGGATCGTCCCCGGGATCCGGGTCGCCGCCCCGCGCGACGGCCAGCAGGTGGCGCTCGCGCTGCGTGAGTCGGTCGACATCGATGACGGCCCCAGCGTGGTGCGCTTCCCCAAGGGCAGCGCCGGCGCCCCGATCGAGGCCGTCCGCCAGGTCGGCACGCTCGACGTGCTCCGCGACCTCGACGACCAGGACGGCCCGGAGAGCGACCTCGAGCTGCTCCTCGTGGGCGTGGGATCCATGGCCGGGACCGCGCTGGAGGTGGCCGACAAGCTGCGGGCCGAGGGGCGCCGCGTCATGGTCGTCGACCCGCGCTGGGTGCTGCCGGTGAGCCCGGACCTCGTCGACCTCGCCCGCGGCGCGGGCCGCGTGGCCGTCATCGAGGACAACATCGTCGGTGGCGGGATCGCCAGCGCGGTCTCGCAGACGCTCGCGGCGGCCGAGGTCGACGTGCCGGTGCACGGCTACGGCATACCCCAGGAGTTCCTCGACCACGGGTCCCGCGAGCAGGTGCTCGACCGCATCGGCCTGACGCCGGACGCGGTGGCGACCTCGCTGTCCGCCAGGCTCGGCTGA
- a CDS encoding siderophore-interacting protein translates to MTSAAPAALQRSRQLHPLHVRRAGVSHVEQLGGRMRRITLGLEAGAPPIPWVPLAVGDHVKVAFPHPTTGELTLPTVVDDRPSLPEGAQRPVTRDYTVRGVHDADQTQQVTIDFVVHGTGPASTWASGARKGDVVGLLGPRGSMTEPADARRYVCLADETALPAVGRWLEEAPAGIPLEVVVQVPDATCLVPLPQRADARVTWLMDEEEGTLAESLRSLPPEPGDYVWAAGEAGAMVQVRRAAAELGVGGEALQPSALQVDGYWRRGVAGRDHHEPLES, encoded by the coding sequence ATGACCAGCGCCGCCCCCGCCGCCCTGCAGCGGAGCCGTCAGCTCCACCCGCTCCACGTCCGCCGCGCCGGCGTCAGCCACGTCGAGCAGCTCGGCGGGCGGATGCGGCGCATCACGCTCGGGCTCGAGGCCGGCGCGCCGCCGATCCCCTGGGTGCCGCTGGCCGTCGGCGACCACGTCAAGGTCGCCTTCCCGCACCCGACCACCGGCGAGCTCACGCTCCCGACCGTCGTCGACGACCGGCCCAGCCTCCCCGAGGGCGCGCAGCGCCCGGTGACCCGCGACTACACCGTGCGCGGGGTCCACGACGCGGACCAGACCCAGCAGGTCACGATCGACTTCGTCGTGCACGGCACCGGCCCGGCGAGCACCTGGGCGAGCGGCGCCAGGAAGGGCGACGTCGTCGGCCTGCTCGGCCCGCGCGGGTCGATGACCGAGCCGGCCGACGCGCGGCGCTACGTCTGCCTGGCCGACGAGACCGCCCTGCCCGCCGTCGGACGCTGGCTCGAGGAGGCTCCCGCCGGCATACCCCTGGAGGTCGTGGTCCAGGTCCCGGACGCGACCTGCCTGGTGCCCCTGCCCCAGCGCGCGGACGCCCGCGTCACCTGGCTCATGGACGAGGAGGAGGGCACGCTCGCCGAGTCGCTGCGGTCCCTGCCCCCAGAGCCGGGCGACTACGTGTGGGCCGCGGGCGAGGCCGGCGCGATGGTCCAGGTGCGCCGTGCGGCCGCCGAGCTCGGCGTCGGTGGGGAAGCCCTGCAGCCCAGCGCGCTGCAGGTGGACGGCTACTGGCGGCGCGGCGTCGCCGGACGCGACCACCACGAGCCGCTGGAGAGCTGA
- the ppk2 gene encoding polyphosphate kinase 2: protein MATRSNAKKTEGTTGGSTAGPVPRLNKKVYEDELLRLQEQLVEMQTWIKETGHRLVVVFEGRDAAGKGGAIKRVTEYLSPRDAQIVALPTPTERQKTQWYFQRYIEHLPAAGETRLFDRSWYNRGGVERVMGYCTPEEHRRWLQQTPIFERMLMDDGIMLRKYWFSVSDDEQERRFRSRMEDPMRRWKLSPTDLESLTRWEDYSRAKDEMFVHTDIPEARWNVVPSDDKRSARINMIAHLLSTVPYEQVDQDELRMPERPDSTGYQRTDRRLQLPVPDHAAAVGEAAGKPVERRSQQDLS from the coding sequence ATGGCGACGCGCAGCAACGCGAAGAAGACCGAGGGGACCACGGGCGGGAGCACCGCAGGACCGGTGCCGCGGCTGAACAAGAAGGTCTACGAGGACGAGCTGCTCCGGCTCCAGGAGCAGCTCGTCGAGATGCAGACCTGGATCAAGGAGACCGGCCACCGGCTCGTCGTGGTCTTCGAGGGTCGGGACGCAGCCGGCAAGGGCGGGGCGATCAAGCGGGTCACCGAGTACCTCTCCCCCCGCGACGCCCAGATCGTGGCCCTGCCGACCCCGACCGAGCGGCAGAAGACGCAGTGGTACTTCCAGCGCTACATCGAGCACCTGCCCGCCGCCGGCGAGACCCGGCTCTTCGACCGCTCCTGGTACAACCGCGGCGGGGTCGAGCGGGTCATGGGCTACTGCACCCCGGAGGAGCACCGGCGCTGGCTGCAGCAGACCCCGATCTTCGAGCGGATGCTCATGGACGACGGGATCATGCTGCGCAAGTACTGGTTCTCCGTCTCCGACGACGAGCAGGAGCGCCGCTTCCGGTCCCGGATGGAGGACCCGATGCGCCGCTGGAAGCTCTCCCCCACCGACCTGGAGTCGCTGACCCGGTGGGAGGACTACAGCCGGGCCAAGGACGAGATGTTCGTCCACACCGACATCCCCGAGGCCCGGTGGAACGTCGTGCCGTCCGACGACAAGCGCTCGGCCCGCATCAACATGATCGCCCACCTGCTCTCCACGGTCCCCTACGAGCAGGTGGACCAGGACGAGCTGCGTATGCCGGAGCGCCCCGACTCGACCGGCTACCAGCGCACCGACCGGCGGCTGCAGCTGCCGGTCCCCGACCACGCCGCGGCGGTCGGGGAGGCGGCGGGCAAGCCGGTGGAGCGCCGCTCCCAGCAGGACCTCAGCTAG
- a CDS encoding putative quinol monooxygenase, with product MYFIVVKFPVKPESAEQWPQIVADYTADCRSEEGNISFEWSRSLEDPLQYVLVEAFTDEGAAKHVESPHFTEGIEAMRPHLTGTPQIVSRQVEGDGWEPMGELQID from the coding sequence ATGTACTTCATCGTCGTCAAGTTCCCCGTCAAGCCCGAGTCGGCCGAGCAGTGGCCGCAGATCGTCGCGGACTACACCGCCGACTGCCGCAGCGAGGAGGGCAACATCTCCTTCGAGTGGTCCCGGAGCCTGGAGGACCCGCTGCAGTACGTCCTCGTCGAGGCCTTCACCGACGAGGGCGCGGCCAAGCACGTCGAGAGCCCGCACTTCACCGAGGGCATCGAGGCGATGCGCCCGCACCTCACCGGCACCCCGCAGATCGTCTCCCGGCAGGTCGAGGGCGACGGCTGGGAGCCGATGGGCGAGCTGCAGATCGACTGA
- a CDS encoding IclR family transcriptional regulator translates to MSTTPAGARAVERTFALLELVADRGGATARELADELGLPLSTVYRLAADLVARDYLLHLRHEGRFELGFKPHRLGLALHRQIGLSAQVRQRVVDLHRATGCAAYLAIRRGATLALVFVADSPECPRLEPMTFGFHEAPHATAFGKILLADLYDTERQVELARHGLPALTPRTITDAGVLEAHLARVTRRGVAWEFEEFLPGSSCAAVAVRRPDGGLLGCVAVSAGAARFDGPDLRIEHRLRVAAGDVAAYFRRVDPDVLTH, encoded by the coding sequence GTGAGCACGACACCCGCCGGTGCGCGCGCCGTGGAGCGCACCTTCGCCCTGCTGGAGCTCGTCGCGGACCGGGGCGGCGCCACCGCGCGGGAGCTCGCCGACGAGCTCGGCCTGCCGCTGTCCACCGTCTACCGGCTGGCCGCGGACCTCGTGGCGAGGGACTACCTGCTCCACCTGCGCCACGAGGGCCGCTTCGAGCTCGGCTTCAAGCCGCACCGCCTGGGGCTGGCGCTGCACCGTCAGATCGGGCTGTCCGCCCAGGTGCGTCAGCGGGTCGTGGACCTGCACCGCGCGACCGGCTGCGCGGCATACCTCGCGATCCGCAGGGGCGCCACGCTGGCGCTGGTCTTCGTCGCCGACTCCCCCGAGTGCCCGCGCCTGGAGCCCATGACCTTCGGCTTCCACGAGGCGCCGCACGCGACCGCCTTCGGCAAGATCCTGCTCGCCGACCTATACGACACCGAGCGGCAGGTGGAGCTCGCCCGCCACGGGCTGCCCGCCCTCACCCCGCGCACCATCACCGACGCCGGGGTGCTCGAGGCCCACCTGGCGCGGGTCACCCGGCGCGGCGTCGCCTGGGAGTTCGAGGAGTTCCTGCCCGGCAGCAGCTGCGCCGCGGTCGCGGTCCGCCGACCGGACGGCGGGCTGCTCGGCTGCGTGGCCGTCTCCGCGGGTGCCGCGCGCTTCGACGGACCGGACCTGCGCATCGAGCACCGGCTGCGGGTGGCGGCCGGCGACGTCGCCGCGTACTTCCGTCGCGTCGACCCCGACGTTCTCACGCACTGA
- a CDS encoding GMC family oxidoreductase — translation MTTHGKTIPQDEPVVVVIGSGAGGGTIAHELATQGVKVVVLEAGPYLTADDYTNDEWPAFNQMAWLDMRTTSGSYRVARDFPNLPAWIVKAVGGTTTHWAGATPRFMAHEFAARSTYGEVEGANLLDWPITLEEMEPWYDRAEKAMGSSHRHGRPPMPANNNYKVFANGAERAGYKYYATGPYATNAEPYDGRPATVQDGFNFQGDKSGAKWSTLVREIPRALESGNAELRPLSQAVRITHGSDGRVDAVEYLDSDGNLHRQAARAVCVAGNSIETPRLLLMSDSPSHPDGLANSSDQVGRNYMRHLTGSAYARFEQPVRMYRGETMAGIIADEAVYDPSRGFVGGYYMETLSLGPAFLASFVEPGSWGREFTRLMDAYAHTAGMWLVGEDMPQESNRITLDPDVKDQWGLPAPHVHFDDHPNDIAMRRHAYRAADSIYRAAGALGVHHTPPYPATHNLGSCRMAADPADGPLNGWGQAHDVPNLFVSDGSVMTTGGAANPTLTIVALAMRQADHLRELLRTGEL, via the coding sequence ATGACCACCCACGGCAAGACGATCCCCCAGGACGAGCCGGTCGTCGTCGTCATCGGCTCCGGCGCCGGTGGCGGCACGATCGCCCACGAGCTGGCGACGCAGGGCGTCAAGGTCGTCGTCCTCGAGGCCGGCCCCTATCTCACCGCGGACGACTACACCAACGACGAGTGGCCGGCCTTCAACCAGATGGCCTGGCTGGACATGCGGACCACGTCCGGGTCGTACCGCGTGGCGCGGGACTTCCCCAACCTGCCGGCCTGGATCGTCAAGGCGGTCGGCGGGACCACCACGCACTGGGCCGGCGCGACGCCACGCTTCATGGCGCACGAGTTCGCGGCGCGGAGCACCTACGGCGAGGTCGAGGGGGCGAACCTGCTGGACTGGCCGATCACGCTCGAGGAGATGGAGCCGTGGTACGACCGGGCCGAGAAGGCGATGGGCTCCTCGCACCGGCACGGCCGGCCGCCGATGCCGGCGAACAACAACTACAAGGTCTTCGCGAACGGCGCCGAGCGCGCCGGCTACAAGTACTACGCCACCGGTCCCTACGCCACCAACGCCGAGCCCTACGACGGCCGCCCCGCCACGGTGCAGGACGGCTTCAACTTCCAGGGCGACAAGTCCGGCGCCAAGTGGTCCACCCTCGTCCGGGAGATCCCGCGGGCCCTGGAGTCCGGCAACGCCGAGCTGCGCCCGCTGTCCCAGGCGGTCCGCATCACCCATGGCTCGGACGGACGGGTCGATGCGGTGGAGTACCTCGACTCCGACGGCAACCTGCACCGGCAGGCGGCGCGGGCGGTGTGCGTCGCCGGCAACTCCATCGAGACGCCCCGGCTGCTCCTCATGAGCGACTCCCCCTCGCACCCGGACGGCCTGGCCAACTCCTCCGACCAGGTGGGCCGCAACTACATGCGGCACCTGACCGGCTCGGCCTACGCCCGCTTCGAGCAGCCGGTGCGGATGTACCGCGGCGAGACGATGGCCGGCATCATCGCCGACGAGGCGGTCTACGACCCCTCGCGCGGCTTCGTCGGCGGCTACTACATGGAGACCCTCTCGCTCGGCCCGGCCTTTCTGGCCAGCTTCGTCGAGCCCGGCAGCTGGGGACGCGAGTTCACCCGGCTCATGGACGCCTACGCCCACACGGCGGGTATGTGGCTGGTCGGCGAGGACATGCCGCAGGAGTCCAACCGCATCACGCTGGACCCCGACGTCAAGGACCAGTGGGGCCTCCCCGCGCCGCACGTCCACTTCGACGACCACCCGAACGACATCGCGATGCGACGGCACGCCTACCGCGCCGCCGACTCGATCTACCGTGCCGCCGGCGCCCTCGGGGTGCACCACACGCCGCCCTACCCGGCGACGCACAACCTGGGCAGCTGCCGCATGGCCGCCGACCCGGCGGACGGGCCGCTCAACGGCTGGGGGCAGGCGCACGACGTGCCCAACCTCTTCGTCTCCGACGGTTCGGTGATGACCACCGGCGGCGCGGCCAACCCGACGCTGACCATCGTGGCGCTCGCGATGCGGCAGGCGGACCACCTGCGCGAGCTGCTCCGCACCGGCGAGCTCTGA